In Aggregicoccus sp. 17bor-14, the following are encoded in one genomic region:
- a CDS encoding MFS transporter: MPRSPSERAVVFLIGAVQFVNILDFVMVTPLGPFFVKGLGVEASHIGLLAGSYTAAASVAGFVGSYFLDRFDRRRALGLAMAGLVACTAAGGLSTGLTFLVATRVLAGVFGGPATSLAYAIIADVIPVERRGRALGAVMGAFSVASVVGVPLALQAAQLGGWRLPFFSVAGLGLLVVLGAVLLLPPLRGHLAQGPRARVPLRALLGRREVQLSYTLTATAMAAGFVVIPNFPAYLAQNLGYPVTSLWKVYLFGGVVSFATLRVMGPLVDRLGSFRVGSAGTVLVVACTALLFLHYPRGLPVPLLFMAFMLAMGTRNVAYNTLTSRVPENPVRARFMSLQSAVQHLASASGAFLGSQLLTDLPDGRLGGVGRVAWVSIVLTACVAPLLLLVERRVRRLEAARAAGSGRPRS, translated from the coding sequence ATGCCGCGCTCTCCCTCTGAGCGCGCCGTGGTGTTCCTCATCGGCGCGGTGCAGTTCGTCAACATCCTGGACTTCGTGATGGTGACGCCCCTGGGCCCCTTCTTCGTGAAGGGGCTGGGGGTGGAGGCGAGCCACATCGGGCTGCTCGCCGGCAGCTACACCGCGGCCGCGAGCGTGGCGGGCTTCGTGGGCAGCTACTTCCTGGACCGCTTCGACCGGCGGCGCGCGCTGGGCCTGGCCATGGCGGGGCTGGTGGCGTGCACCGCCGCGGGGGGCCTCAGCACGGGGCTCACCTTCCTGGTCGCCACCCGCGTGCTCGCGGGCGTGTTCGGTGGCCCCGCCACCTCGCTCGCCTACGCGATCATCGCGGACGTCATCCCGGTGGAGCGGCGCGGCCGGGCGCTGGGCGCGGTGATGGGCGCCTTCTCGGTGGCGAGCGTGGTGGGCGTGCCGCTCGCGCTGCAGGCCGCGCAGCTGGGCGGCTGGAGGTTGCCCTTCTTCAGCGTGGCGGGGCTGGGGCTCCTCGTGGTGCTGGGCGCGGTGCTGCTCCTGCCCCCCTTGCGCGGCCACCTCGCGCAGGGCCCGCGCGCGCGGGTGCCCCTGCGCGCGCTGCTCGGCCGGCGCGAGGTGCAGCTGAGCTACACGCTCACCGCCACGGCCATGGCCGCGGGCTTCGTGGTCATCCCCAACTTTCCCGCCTACCTCGCGCAGAACCTGGGCTACCCCGTCACCAGCCTCTGGAAGGTGTACCTCTTCGGCGGGGTGGTGAGCTTCGCCACGCTGCGGGTGATGGGGCCGCTGGTGGACCGGCTCGGCTCCTTCCGCGTGGGCAGCGCCGGCACGGTGCTCGTGGTCGCCTGCACTGCGCTGCTCTTCCTGCACTACCCGCGCGGCCTGCCCGTGCCCCTGCTCTTCATGGCCTTCATGCTCGCCATGGGCACGCGCAACGTGGCCTACAACACCCTCACCTCGCGCGTGCCCGAGAACCCGGTGCGCGCGCGCTTCATGTCCCTGCAGTCTGCGGTGCAGCACCTCGCCTCCGCGAGCGGGGCCTTCCTCGGCTCGCAGCTGCTCACCGACCTGCCGGATGGGCGGCTGGGCGGGGTGGGGCGGGTGGCGTGGGTGTCCATCGTCCTCACCGCCTGTGTGGCCCCGTTGCTGCTCCTGGTGGAACGGCGGGTGCGCCGGCTCGAGGCGGCGCGCGCTGCGGGTTCCGGCCGCCCCCGGTCCTGA
- a CDS encoding dienelactone hydrolase family protein — protein MSTERTELDIKTADGTAHAWLYRGGAGARPAAILYPDAFGVRPATHAMAERLAGLGYVVLLPHIFYRAGDFPPFATDAFSHPPERARLMALIHSITPERIRMDSAAYLDALAAQPRVRADRVGLTGYCMGGRMAFLTAAMHPERVRAAAAFHPGGLVTDAPESPHRLAGQVKAALYLGAADEDQGFSSEHQAALAQALGAAHVDYCLELYRGKRHGYAMADTAVYDADADARHWRRLTALFAEQLG, from the coding sequence ATGAGCACCGAGCGCACCGAGCTGGACATCAAGACGGCGGACGGCACCGCCCACGCCTGGCTCTACCGCGGCGGCGCGGGCGCGCGCCCCGCCGCCATCCTCTACCCGGATGCCTTCGGCGTGCGCCCGGCGACGCACGCCATGGCCGAGCGGCTCGCGGGGCTGGGCTACGTCGTGCTCCTGCCCCACATCTTCTACCGCGCGGGCGACTTCCCGCCCTTCGCCACGGATGCCTTCAGCCACCCGCCCGAGCGCGCGCGGCTGATGGCGCTCATCCACTCCATCACGCCGGAGCGCATCCGCATGGACAGCGCCGCGTACCTGGACGCGCTTGCCGCGCAGCCCCGCGTCCGCGCGGACCGGGTGGGGCTCACCGGCTACTGCATGGGCGGGCGCATGGCCTTCCTCACGGCCGCGATGCACCCGGAGCGCGTGCGCGCTGCCGCCGCCTTCCACCCGGGCGGCCTGGTGACGGATGCGCCCGAGAGCCCGCACCGGCTCGCGGGGCAGGTGAAGGCGGCGCTCTACCTCGGCGCCGCAGATGAGGACCAGGGCTTCAGCTCCGAGCACCAGGCCGCGCTCGCGCAGGCGCTGGGCGCAGCGCACGTGGACTACTGCCTCGAGCTCTACCGCGGCAAGCGGCACGGCTACGCGATGGCCGACACGGCCGTGTACGACGCGGACGCGGATGCGCGGCACTGGCGCCGGCTCACGGCGCTCTTCGCCGAGCAGCTCGGATAG
- a CDS encoding helix-turn-helix domain-containing protein, giving the protein MSRPSCYPAPPAALSREGLGDLPGLDVLTSPVPSGRFDSPVDARHVLCLHVGAPVPVSYRAGRAERQGVRLHGQFCVVPGGSSTRWTLSQPATSLLLRLSPALLRDTAEAMGVGAQDAALVPSIHIRDPRIESIGWMMQAEERDAYPGGRLFADSLAAALAARLLALQSHASAPPPEARRALPPWRLRRVLEYVEANLDQDLTLAELAGVAGFSASHFKALFRNAVGKPMHRYVLERRVERARVLLCEGHKSVTEVALEAGFAHPSHLARCLRRVLGVTPSQLRG; this is encoded by the coding sequence ATGAGCAGACCCTCTTGCTACCCCGCACCGCCCGCCGCGCTCTCGCGCGAGGGCCTGGGCGACCTGCCGGGCCTGGACGTGCTCACCTCGCCGGTGCCCTCCGGACGCTTCGACTCGCCGGTGGACGCGCGGCACGTGCTCTGCCTCCACGTGGGCGCGCCCGTTCCGGTCTCCTACCGCGCGGGCCGCGCGGAGCGGCAGGGTGTGCGGCTCCACGGTCAGTTCTGCGTCGTGCCCGGGGGCTCGAGCACCCGCTGGACCCTGTCGCAGCCCGCGACGTCCCTGCTGCTGCGGCTCTCGCCCGCGCTCCTGCGGGACACCGCGGAGGCCATGGGCGTGGGCGCGCAGGACGCCGCGCTCGTGCCCTCCATCCACATCCGCGACCCGCGCATCGAGAGCATCGGCTGGATGATGCAGGCGGAGGAGCGCGACGCGTATCCCGGCGGCCGGCTCTTCGCGGACAGCCTCGCCGCGGCGCTCGCCGCACGGCTCCTCGCGCTGCAGTCGCACGCGAGTGCTCCGCCCCCCGAGGCGCGGCGCGCCCTGCCGCCGTGGCGCCTGCGCCGCGTGCTCGAGTACGTGGAGGCGAACCTCGACCAGGACCTCACGCTCGCCGAGCTCGCGGGCGTCGCGGGCTTCAGCGCCTCGCACTTCAAGGCGCTGTTCCGCAACGCGGTGGGCAAGCCCATGCACCGCTACGTCCTGGAGCGGCGCGTGGAGCGCGCGCGGGTGCTCCTGTGCGAGGGACACAAGAGCGTCACGGAGGTCGCGCTCGAGGCGGGCTTCGCCCACCCGAGCCACCTCGCACGCTGTCTGCGGCGCGTGCTGGGCGTCACGCCTTCGCAGCTGCGGGGGTAG
- a CDS encoding FBP domain-containing protein, which produces MFRIESDQALVQAFRPRDRRLIEMPAEVRFPHFVRDYLVWTETSGARVYLVFGAPGTRKPVGVIFRREVQPSQEPGANMCDWCHTFGSNLEVGLLTVDVTNRRRAGMYLCRDLRCKEKVEDAADRAGRHPLEAFQRLNERIFHFAQEVLGIPAGGVSAQLAPSVGQ; this is translated from the coding sequence GTGTTTCGAATCGAGAGTGACCAAGCGCTGGTGCAGGCCTTCCGGCCGAGGGACCGCCGGCTCATCGAGATGCCTGCCGAGGTGCGCTTCCCGCACTTCGTGCGCGACTACCTCGTCTGGACGGAGACGAGCGGCGCGCGCGTGTACCTCGTGTTCGGCGCGCCCGGCACGCGCAAGCCCGTGGGCGTCATCTTCCGCCGCGAGGTGCAGCCGAGCCAGGAGCCGGGCGCGAACATGTGCGACTGGTGCCACACCTTCGGCTCCAACCTGGAGGTGGGGCTGCTCACGGTGGACGTGACCAACCGGCGGCGCGCGGGCATGTACCTGTGCCGCGACCTGCGCTGCAAGGAGAAGGTCGAGGACGCGGCGGACCGCGCGGGGCGCCACCCTCTCGAGGCCTTCCAGCGCCTCAACGAGCGCATCTTCCACTTCGCCCAGGAGGTGCTGGGCATCCCCGCGGGCGGCGTCTCCGCTCAGCTCGCGCCCAGCGTGGGCCAGTAG
- a CDS encoding histone deacetylase, with translation MPHTLLLSDPLFARHDPGRGHPECPARLESIHALLARAPVQGLVLEAPRPALPAELQAAHAPALLQALAGLRGRSAQLDPDTGMCPDSYDAAVLAAGAAVGAVEAVLQGRARNAFALVRPPGHHAEPGRAMGFCLLNNVAVAAEAARRLGAERVLVLDWDVHHGNGTQACFWDRRDVLYQSVHQFPYYPGTGAPWEVGAGAGQGFTVNCGLPPGCTDADYGAVFHGLLLPVAQAFRPQLVLVSAGFDPHEDDPLGGMVVTERGFAAMCASARALAEELCDGKLVLLLEGGYSLSGLARSVHACLEVLTGRGDGFPDGVSRAAAAALAESRAALRPYWPTLGAS, from the coding sequence ATGCCCCACACCCTGCTCCTCTCCGACCCCCTCTTCGCCCGCCACGACCCGGGTCGCGGCCACCCCGAGTGCCCGGCGCGCCTGGAGAGCATCCACGCGCTGCTCGCGCGCGCCCCCGTGCAGGGGCTGGTGCTGGAGGCGCCGCGCCCGGCGCTCCCCGCCGAGCTGCAGGCTGCGCACGCGCCCGCGCTGCTGCAGGCGCTCGCCGGGCTGCGCGGCCGCAGCGCCCAGCTGGACCCGGACACCGGGATGTGCCCGGACAGCTACGACGCCGCGGTGCTCGCCGCCGGCGCCGCCGTGGGCGCGGTCGAGGCGGTGCTCCAGGGCCGCGCGCGCAACGCCTTCGCCTTGGTGCGCCCGCCCGGCCACCACGCGGAGCCGGGCCGCGCCATGGGCTTCTGCCTCCTCAACAACGTGGCGGTGGCGGCCGAGGCCGCGCGCCGGCTCGGCGCCGAGCGCGTGCTGGTGCTCGACTGGGACGTGCACCACGGCAACGGCACCCAGGCCTGCTTCTGGGACCGCCGCGACGTGCTCTACCAGTCCGTGCACCAGTTCCCCTACTACCCGGGCACGGGCGCGCCGTGGGAGGTGGGCGCGGGTGCGGGCCAGGGCTTCACCGTCAACTGCGGCCTGCCCCCGGGCTGCACGGACGCGGACTACGGCGCGGTGTTCCACGGCCTGCTGCTGCCCGTGGCGCAGGCCTTCCGGCCCCAGCTGGTGCTGGTGAGCGCGGGCTTCGACCCGCACGAGGACGATCCGCTGGGTGGGATGGTGGTGACCGAGCGCGGCTTCGCAGCCATGTGCGCGAGTGCGCGCGCGCTCGCCGAGGAGCTGTGCGACGGGAAGCTGGTGCTGCTGCTGGAGGGCGGCTACAGCCTCTCGGGCCTCGCGCGCAGCGTGCACGCCTGCCTCGAGGTGCTCACGGGGCGCGGGGACGGCTTTCCGGACGGCGTGTCGCGCGCGGCCGCGGCGGCGCTCGCGGAGTCCCGCGCGGCGCTGCGCCCCTACTGGCCCACGCTGGGCGCGAGCTGA
- a CDS encoding class I SAM-dependent methyltransferase, producing the protein MRFHAEPLALIVRHLREALARGEPRVLIEVPDPDLGRGLYAGERTGPQGELVARSLRAWVDLAEGLGCRLLTPRALDATHVRLTFERLGAEAAFHGGGEAGPRHERYGAASAFARVQKLEEPGFLLPLLEALGRVRLRPGARVLDLGVNRGDELAAFSWLEPAREDLAFVGVDHSASALAEARARFPDPRHLFLDVDLAHLPASLGRFDLVLSVGTLQSPGLDGQALLRRLVQQHVEPACALVLGLPNSRFRDGEVVYGTRVRNLREPDLSLLAKDLAFYRRYLHQHGFRTFLGGKYDLLLTAVRGAGEEGRAP; encoded by the coding sequence ATGCGCTTTCACGCGGAGCCCCTCGCCCTCATCGTGCGCCACCTGCGCGAGGCGCTCGCGCGCGGCGAGCCCCGGGTGCTCATCGAGGTGCCCGACCCGGACCTCGGCCGCGGCCTCTACGCCGGCGAACGCACAGGCCCGCAGGGGGAGCTCGTCGCGCGCTCGCTGCGCGCATGGGTGGACCTCGCGGAAGGCCTGGGCTGCCGGCTCCTCACCCCGCGCGCCCTGGACGCGACTCACGTGCGCCTCACCTTCGAGCGGCTCGGCGCGGAGGCGGCCTTCCACGGCGGGGGCGAGGCGGGGCCGCGCCACGAGCGCTATGGCGCCGCGTCCGCCTTCGCGCGGGTGCAGAAGCTCGAGGAGCCGGGCTTCCTGCTGCCGCTGCTGGAAGCGCTCGGGCGCGTGCGGCTGCGGCCGGGCGCGCGCGTGCTGGACCTGGGCGTGAACCGCGGCGACGAGCTCGCGGCCTTCTCCTGGCTCGAGCCCGCGCGCGAGGACCTCGCCTTCGTGGGCGTGGACCACAGCGCGAGCGCGCTCGCGGAGGCCCGCGCGCGCTTCCCCGACCCGCGCCACCTCTTCCTCGACGTGGACCTCGCGCACCTGCCCGCGTCCCTCGGCCGCTTCGACCTGGTGCTCTCGGTGGGCACGCTGCAGAGCCCCGGGCTGGACGGGCAGGCGCTGCTGCGCCGCCTGGTGCAGCAGCACGTCGAGCCGGCGTGCGCCCTGGTGCTGGGCCTGCCCAACTCGCGCTTTCGCGATGGAGAGGTGGTCTACGGGACGCGGGTGAGGAACCTGCGCGAGCCGGACCTCTCGCTGCTGGCGAAGGATCTCGCCTTCTACCGGCGCTACCTGCACCAGCACGGCTTTCGCACCTTCCTCGGTGGCAAGTACGACCTGTTGCTCACGGCGGTGCGCGGGGCAGGAGAGGAGGGCAGGGCGCCGTAG
- a CDS encoding methyl-accepting chemotaxis protein has protein sequence MSRRLLNPGLRGAIFGAFSLALVLVLGALFLYIPAQVEQFLQDRQVAHARAKAQEAVRAFAGRPPDGRTAALLDEMIAGDEDLDFLALLSPDGRVLVRTRRGPADVPDQLEQVRLQRFPRTLPQRGAPRVVTEPLTGTDAADAAGAAAPGGVGYLSVGVDHGALSGVLGSLRTVVFVAFIVGLALTLLLVFLLSRAFILEPLDKMMMVARKLSEADLTSRVDADSDDELGALAEALNRIGQSLRDTLGRVRGVSEGVAGVIEQLSRTGNTVSSGAGTIQARVEETSTSMVEMMASLRGIADNVEVLYQSAEESSSSIIQMAATNDQVAENVQAMAASVEETTSAIEEMIFSIKEVAKNIEELYTSTEETSASISQMDASIGQVGANADETARLSEQVKEDAQTGVEALQKTLTGIDRIKDTSRTASSVIESLGKRISAIGNILNVIDDVAEQTNLLALNAAIIAAQAGEHGKGFAVVAEEIKDLAERTGASTKEIAELIRGVQEESRNAVSVMNQGVKNVEEGVKLGREAEGALRKINESAQKSTQMVKAIANATVEQARGSKQVTAAIQRIAETVQQISTASNEQAKGGEQIMKSAERMKSITAHVQRSSQEQAHGSKQITRSIANINEMVTHLNRAQKEQTEGSGQVLKAVEAIKGVSEHQTRSVRQLEEAIDGLQKQAEVLRAEVRRFRV, from the coding sequence TTGTCGCGTCGACTGCTCAATCCCGGTCTCCGGGGCGCCATCTTCGGGGCGTTCTCGCTCGCCCTCGTGCTCGTGCTGGGCGCCCTCTTCCTGTACATCCCGGCCCAGGTGGAGCAGTTCCTCCAGGATCGGCAGGTGGCGCATGCGCGCGCCAAGGCCCAGGAGGCCGTGCGCGCGTTCGCCGGACGCCCTCCGGACGGACGCACCGCCGCGCTGCTCGACGAGATGATCGCGGGCGACGAGGACCTGGACTTCCTCGCGCTGCTCTCGCCGGACGGCCGGGTGCTCGTGCGCACGCGCCGCGGGCCCGCGGACGTGCCCGACCAGCTCGAGCAGGTGCGCCTGCAGCGCTTCCCGCGCACGCTGCCCCAGCGCGGCGCGCCGCGCGTCGTGACCGAGCCGCTCACGGGCACCGACGCCGCGGATGCGGCAGGTGCGGCGGCCCCCGGCGGGGTGGGCTACCTCTCGGTGGGCGTGGACCACGGGGCGCTGTCCGGAGTGCTCGGAAGCCTGCGCACGGTGGTATTCGTGGCCTTCATCGTGGGGCTCGCGCTCACGCTGCTGCTGGTCTTCCTGCTCAGCCGCGCCTTCATCCTCGAGCCGCTGGACAAGATGATGATGGTGGCGCGCAAGCTGTCGGAGGCGGACCTCACCAGCCGCGTGGACGCGGACAGCGACGACGAGCTGGGCGCGCTCGCCGAGGCGCTCAACCGCATCGGGCAGAGCCTGCGCGACACGCTGGGCCGCGTGCGCGGCGTGAGCGAGGGCGTGGCCGGGGTCATCGAGCAGCTGAGCCGCACCGGCAACACGGTGTCCAGCGGCGCCGGCACCATCCAGGCACGCGTGGAGGAGACCAGCACCTCCATGGTGGAGATGATGGCCTCCCTGCGCGGCATCGCGGACAACGTGGAGGTGCTCTACCAGAGCGCCGAGGAGAGCAGCTCCTCCATCATCCAGATGGCGGCCACCAACGACCAGGTGGCGGAGAACGTCCAGGCCATGGCCGCGAGCGTGGAGGAGACCACCAGCGCCATCGAGGAGATGATCTTCAGCATCAAGGAGGTCGCGAAGAACATCGAGGAGCTCTACACCTCGACCGAGGAGACCAGCGCCTCCATCAGCCAGATGGACGCCTCCATCGGGCAGGTGGGCGCCAACGCGGACGAGACGGCGCGCCTCTCCGAGCAGGTGAAGGAGGACGCGCAGACGGGCGTGGAGGCGCTGCAGAAGACGCTCACCGGCATCGACCGCATCAAGGACACGAGCCGCACCGCCTCCAGCGTCATCGAGAGCCTGGGCAAGCGCATCAGCGCCATCGGCAACATCCTCAACGTCATCGACGACGTGGCCGAGCAGACGAACCTGCTCGCGCTCAACGCGGCCATCATCGCCGCGCAGGCGGGCGAGCACGGCAAGGGCTTCGCCGTGGTGGCAGAGGAGATCAAGGACCTCGCCGAGCGCACCGGCGCCTCCACCAAGGAGATCGCCGAGCTCATCCGCGGCGTGCAGGAGGAGAGCCGCAACGCGGTGAGCGTGATGAACCAGGGCGTGAAGAACGTGGAGGAGGGCGTGAAGCTGGGCCGCGAGGCGGAAGGGGCGCTGCGCAAGATCAACGAGAGCGCGCAGAAGAGCACCCAGATGGTGAAGGCCATCGCCAACGCCACCGTGGAGCAGGCGCGCGGCAGCAAGCAGGTGACGGCCGCCATCCAGCGCATCGCGGAGACCGTGCAGCAGATCTCCACCGCCTCCAACGAGCAGGCCAAGGGCGGCGAGCAGATCATGAAGAGCGCGGAGCGGATGAAGAGCATCACCGCGCACGTGCAGCGCAGCAGCCAGGAGCAGGCGCACGGCAGCAAGCAGATCACCCGCTCCATCGCCAACATCAACGAGATGGTGACGCACCTCAACCGCGCCCAGAAGGAGCAGACCGAGGGCAGCGGCCAGGTGCTCAAGGCGGTGGAGGCCATCAAGGGCGTGAGCGAGCACCAGACGCGCAGCGTGCGCCAGCTCGAGGAGGCCATCGACGGCCTGCAGAAGCAGGCCGAAGTGCTGCGCGCCGAGGTGCGCCGCTTCCGCGTGTAG
- a CDS encoding DMT family transporter: MSVPAMPSAACTAAPAAASPRDWVTPVELTVLGAIWGGSFLFMRVAAPEFGPLPLVGLRLALGASVLLPLVWHQRSAFSRKHLWQVPLLGVVNSALPFALFAWAAQRAPAGIGAIANSMAPLFTALVALAAFGERISARRALALVTGFAGVVVLASGRTHGNASTLAALAGVLASLCYGIGANLIRRRFSGLPPVALAAGTQLGAALLCAPFAVAQWPSAPVSARAWVSAVLLGVLCTGLAYAFFFRLISRVGAPRTLTVTFLVPLFGLAWSWLLLGEAPTASMLTAGALILASVAVSQRAR; the protein is encoded by the coding sequence ATGTCGGTCCCCGCGATGCCTTCCGCTGCCTGCACTGCTGCTCCTGCCGCCGCGTCTCCGCGCGACTGGGTCACCCCCGTGGAGCTGACCGTGCTCGGCGCCATCTGGGGCGGCTCCTTCCTCTTCATGCGCGTGGCCGCGCCCGAGTTCGGGCCCCTGCCGCTGGTGGGGCTGCGCCTCGCCCTGGGGGCCTCCGTGCTGCTGCCGCTGGTGTGGCACCAGCGCAGCGCCTTCTCGCGCAAGCACCTCTGGCAGGTGCCGCTGCTCGGGGTGGTCAACTCGGCCCTGCCTTTCGCCCTCTTCGCCTGGGCGGCGCAGCGGGCGCCGGCGGGCATCGGCGCCATCGCCAACAGCATGGCGCCGCTGTTCACGGCGCTGGTGGCGCTCGCCGCCTTCGGAGAGCGCATCAGCGCCCGGCGCGCGCTCGCGCTGGTGACCGGCTTCGCGGGCGTGGTGGTGCTCGCGAGCGGGCGCACCCACGGCAACGCCTCCACGCTCGCGGCGCTCGCCGGGGTGCTCGCCTCGCTGTGCTACGGCATCGGCGCGAACCTCATCCGCCGCCGCTTCAGCGGCCTGCCGCCGGTGGCGCTCGCTGCCGGCACGCAGCTGGGCGCAGCGCTCCTGTGCGCGCCCTTCGCCGTGGCGCAGTGGCCCTCGGCGCCCGTCTCGGCCCGCGCGTGGGTGAGCGCGGTGCTGCTCGGCGTGCTGTGCACGGGGCTCGCGTACGCCTTCTTCTTCCGGCTCATCTCCCGCGTGGGCGCACCGCGCACGCTCACGGTCACCTTCCTCGTGCCGCTGTTCGGCCTCGCCTGGTCCTGGCTGCTGCTCGGCGAGGCGCCCACCGCGAGCATGCTCACCGCCGGCGCGCTCATCCTCGCCAGCGTCGCCGTCAGCCAGCGCGCCCGCTGA
- a CDS encoding alpha/beta fold hydrolase, with amino-acid sequence MKRRDFLQLTGAALAASAAAPLLSWADARSPTPRPARLPPLDAAGYRAARRFAKLPFGRIAYVERGAGAAALFLHGAPLNGFQWRGALERLSAHRRCIALDFMGLGYSEVPEGQSIAAGAQATMLEALMDALGVAKADLVASDSGGAVAQLFLLRYPERVRSLLLTNCDVEPDSPPKGVQPVIEMARAGTLADATAKWLSDKALARSTFGAAVFHDPARFADETIEYYVQPLVSSPLRRRQYHQFHLALAPNPLEGIEAQLRRSTVPVRIVWGASDTIFSLADADYLDRTFPRSQGIRRVPEGKLFFQEEFPDVIAEEARRLWRVAGP; translated from the coding sequence ATGAAGCGAAGAGACTTCCTGCAGCTCACCGGCGCCGCCCTCGCGGCGAGCGCCGCAGCCCCCCTCCTCTCCTGGGCAGACGCCCGCTCGCCCACGCCCCGCCCAGCGCGGCTCCCGCCGCTGGATGCCGCGGGGTATCGCGCGGCGCGCCGCTTCGCGAAGCTGCCCTTCGGGCGCATCGCCTACGTGGAGCGCGGCGCGGGAGCCGCTGCGCTGTTCCTGCACGGAGCCCCGCTCAACGGCTTCCAGTGGCGCGGCGCGCTCGAGCGGCTCTCCGCGCACCGGCGCTGCATCGCACTGGACTTCATGGGGCTGGGATACTCGGAGGTCCCCGAAGGCCAGTCGATCGCGGCCGGGGCCCAGGCCACCATGCTCGAGGCGCTGATGGACGCGCTCGGCGTGGCGAAGGCGGACCTCGTCGCGAGCGACAGCGGCGGCGCCGTGGCGCAGCTGTTCCTGCTGCGCTACCCCGAGCGCGTGCGCTCGCTGCTGCTGACGAACTGCGACGTGGAGCCCGACAGCCCTCCGAAGGGCGTGCAGCCCGTCATCGAGATGGCGCGCGCGGGGACGCTCGCGGACGCCACGGCGAAGTGGCTGAGCGACAAGGCCCTGGCGCGCTCCACCTTCGGCGCGGCGGTGTTCCACGACCCGGCGCGCTTCGCGGACGAGACCATCGAGTACTACGTGCAGCCGCTCGTCAGCTCGCCCTTGCGAAGGCGGCAGTACCACCAGTTCCACCTCGCGCTGGCGCCGAACCCTCTCGAGGGCATCGAGGCGCAGCTGCGCCGCAGCACGGTCCCCGTGCGCATCGTGTGGGGCGCGAGCGACACCATCTTCTCCCTCGCGGACGCCGACTACCTGGACCGCACCTTCCCGCGCTCGCAGGGCATTCGCCGCGTGCCCGAGGGGAAGCTCTTCTTCCAGGAGGAGTTCCCGGACGTCATCGCGGAGGAGGCGCGGCGGCTGTGGAGGGTTGCGGGCCCGTGA
- a CDS encoding twin-arginine translocase TatA/TatE family subunit codes for MFNVGAGEVVFILVAALIILGPQRLPELARGLGKFMREFRRQTDEVRGTLEREFYRMDQELAREEPPAKAPAATPPAPAAFPLPALPPAPLEAAPALAAAAAAAAAPAPEPLESGPLLGMDRPPLDPSVARTQALEPLTPEAAAAALAAPASEKEPGAEPELPRLQPVPGTIARNALKRPPSGDEI; via the coding sequence ATGTTCAATGTCGGCGCGGGCGAAGTCGTCTTCATTCTCGTAGCGGCCCTCATCATCCTCGGGCCACAGCGGCTGCCGGAGCTGGCGCGAGGCCTCGGCAAGTTCATGCGCGAGTTCCGCCGCCAGACGGATGAAGTGCGCGGCACGCTGGAGCGCGAGTTCTACCGGATGGACCAGGAGCTCGCGCGGGAGGAGCCCCCGGCCAAGGCTCCGGCTGCGACGCCTCCTGCGCCCGCCGCCTTCCCGCTGCCCGCGCTGCCGCCTGCGCCGCTCGAGGCGGCCCCCGCGCTCGCCGCGGCCGCCGCCGCTGCTGCGGCTCCCGCGCCGGAGCCCCTGGAGTCCGGGCCCCTGCTGGGCATGGACCGGCCGCCCCTGGACCCCAGCGTCGCGCGCACCCAGGCGCTCGAGCCGCTCACCCCCGAGGCGGCCGCCGCCGCGCTCGCCGCGCCCGCTTCGGAGAAGGAGCCCGGCGCGGAGCCCGAGCTGCCGCGGCTGCAGCCGGTGCCCGGCACCATCGCGCGCAACGCGCTCAAGCGCCCGCCCTCCGGCGACGAGATCTGA